CTTGGAAGCGACGTGCTCGTTGACGATCGTAGCGGCGATAGGGAAGCCGTTGCCGATGGCCTTGGCGGTCGTCAAGATATCGGGGTGAGCTTCCTTGGGCAAGGAAGAGTGCGCCCAGAAGGTTCCCGTGCGGGCCAAACCGCACTGGATCTCGTCGTAGTGGAGCAGCGCGCCCACCTCGCGGCAGCGCTTACCCAGCGCCACGAGGAATTCCTCAGTGGCGGGCATCACGCCTCCCTCACCCTGGATGGGCTCGACGATGACGGAGCAGGTCTTTTCGGTGACCAAAGAGGGGATAGCGGCAATGTCGTTGTAGGTGCCTACTTTGAAGCCGGGGACCATGGGCGCAAAGGGGGCCTGGTACTTGGGGTTGGGCGTGGCGGAGAGGGAACCCATGGTGCGGCCGTGGAAGGCGTTTTGGAAGCAGACAATTTCGACTTTGGAACCCGAGGGGTCGAGCACCTTGCCGACTTTGCGGGCGAACTTGATACCGGCTTCGTTGGCTTCGGACCCGGAGTTGCAgacgaagacggaggaggcgTCGTGCATGCCGCCCGAGGCCTTTGTGGATTCGACGAGGAGCTTGGAGAGCGCGCCGGTCCAGGGGTTGTAGTAGAGGTTGGAGGCGTGGACGAGTTCCTGGGCCTGTCGAGGCAATCGTTAAGTCAGTTGACAATTATCCATCTTGAATACAAGGAGGAGTTGATTATGACGCACCTGCTCAGCAATGATCTTGGAAAACTCCTCATCACAATGACCGAGCGAGTTAACAGCAATACCCGACGTGAAGTCGAGGTACTTGCGGTCCTCCAAGTCCCAAAGGTAAGagcccttgcccttgacgaagacgggaggagggcgagagTAGGTGGTCACCATGTAGGGGACGTGCTCGCGGACCATCTTGCCGCTGGGCGAATCCTCGGTCGGATCGGGGTGGGTGAGCTGAGAGGCGGTGGCATAGGAGCGGCgggcagcagtagcagcaccggcaccggcgccggcgaggcGGGTGGCAGGCGCCGCGTTGACGGCAGCGACCCGGCGGAGGGCGGTGCGGAAGGCCATGGTGACGGACGGGCGGGCGGACGGAGAGGGAGGCCGGATGGGAGAGAGAGGTgcaaaaaaggaagaagaggcttgCCGGGTGAGGGAAAGGGTAGGTAGATAACAAAGATTaggtggtggaggacgaAGAGTCACTACCCCAGATTAGACAAACGTAAATTAAGTGGATTCGTTGGGACGAACGGGACGGGATTGACAGGGACGAGGCCGGAAGACAAACAACGATAACGACAACAAGAAGAGTTCAATTGACGCCAGAAAAGAAATTCATTCTACAACAATGACAGCGACGATATGTGATTGACGAGAACCCAAAGACAAATCAGTCACGCCATGTGAGCATTTAAGCTGTCTCTGGTTATCTTctccagtcagtcagtcataCATAGTGTACAGTCATTGTCACAGGACAAGAAAAAGGCTCGCCTCGCTAGGATGCGGAGTGTACCGATTTCGGGGGTTTCCTGTAAATTTTGGCCGAACACCCATTGCGACAACTATCGATTAGATCCTTTTGACCAATTGGCTTGTCTAAATCCATCAAGGTCCCCCTTATCAGATCTTTAGTAGCTGAACTGAATGGGGTGTGTTTTTGGGCTTGGAAGATGCCTGTCTGGAGTTGGTCGTCATCTTTATCTCGTCGTCTCGAAAAATTGGGGACCAGTGAGTCCGGGTAAACATGATTTTTGACTTTCCAGCTCCGCGGCTTGCAGTTCCCCGTTGTTTCGCTGTCCCGTTGTTGGAGCGGATGGACCTGGCCTGGCTTTGGGTTGACATCGGGACGGATGAAGCACAGGTCGCCGCTTGCGCAATGCAACTGACTCAACTTGCTCGTTCTTGGCCAGCTGGCCAGGGTTAGGAGAAACTGAGCTGAGCCTCAACCTTCGCAGCCTCATTTCCTCCAGGCGTGGCTGAGAGAGCACAGCACAGCTGGCAGCACTATGTAACCTCCCACTCAGCACCTGGCAGCAAGCTCACAACGGCCTGACAAGGGCCTGTCATCCAGCTGACCGAGACCTATAAACTCCACCCGAATTTTCACAGCTTTCACTCGTGCACAGACCCCATTCCCCTCCGGTCTGAAGGGTATAAAACGTCGTTCAGCCAGTCTCTCTTTtagacttttttttctcctttctttcctcgcCCTTCGGGGCAATTTGGTCAATTTGAAACGATACAGAGAAGATTAGCATGGCCCCTGCACTAAGGATGACACGCTACTCAAAGAGACGCTAccaaattttttttttttttcactttgATCCTAGCCTGAGCGGTTGGGACATTGGGAAGAAAACAGTTCTGGTTGTTCGCGGTTGTGATGTTGTCTCGTTGCGCCGATGTTCCTCTTCGTTTTCCGTATCCATTCACTGTTCCACCACCCTGGAGGTTTGGACTGCGCATCCAGTAGTCATAAACTTGAAATCAATTTATTTCACCCGCCCACTGCACCCAACACCCAACTTATCCTACTTTGCCTCCTGATATTTTCCAGCGCTATCcaaaactagtattaattctGTGTGCGTGTTTATCATTAATCATCAACCACCGAGCCACCCAATCCAGTTCATTGTGTTACTGGCGCATTTCCCAATCAGCCTTGCCATCCTGCCAACCTGCCTCCCTGATTGACAAATTACTCACAACTGCCTCCCACCATCCATCATGTTTACCACCACCCTCtgtccatcatcgtcatcatcgacaTCTGTCAGTGTCCCTGTCTTTGATGACCTCGtccatcacctcctccttgtccgttccgtcctcctccaccctgATCACCTCCCCGCCTTCCTccgccatcgtcatcgtTTCCTCTGCTGTGACTGCTTgacccattcccattcccaccatcaccaccactaccgccGGTAATAAACGTCTCATCAAATAACCCATACCAAGCATACGCGTCAAAATTAGATAACGACTCCATCATATGACTGTCCCCGATGGCGTCCAGGCCCAACGCATCCGGCAAGTTGTGGAGGTTGATCTCGTTGCACTCAAACATAAAGTCGGGCGTAAAAGCAGAGTAAAGACCTGTCGAGAAGGTGTTCTGGTTGAAGGGATCGACTACACCGAGTCCGGGGTTAGGACTGGGGCGTGAGGTTGCTTGGTGATAATAGTCATTGTTGTTGGTAGTACTGTTGTGGTTGCTGTTATCATACgagttgttattgttgttggtgttgttgtggtgctgttgctgctgctgctgctgctgtgggtAATGAGTCTGGCCCTGGGTTTGGTAGGAAGGGGAACTGTTGTGACCGCTGTGTCCgtgatgttgctgttgttgattcTGATTCTGATGGTGCAGCCCTCCTGGATCTGTCAAGGGTCCCGATGGGGGAGATAATAGAGTGTTATCAAATGGAGTGCTTGCATGTTGCGTTGATGGACTGTTCAGGTACGAGTGGCGATGAGGCGGGGGTGCGAGCGGTGGCAAGGCTGGGCTGAGGCTCTTCCCATAGGCGTTAAAGTTTGATTCGCTTATGGTGGGACTGTCTGATCCCACCGTCATGTCATCCGAGCCGGGTGTTTCGTACTTGAGGGATGTTCCCCTGCttaaagtggaagtggaacgTCTATCGCGAAGATGGCTGAACGAAGATGAACGGCCCTGATACCTTGCTGCCGGAACATTGGGTTGCGGATGCGGTGGCGGATGGAACACCACCGTTGGTGTGTCCTGCCGGATCGGATCATAGATCATGTTTCCTGGTGGCGTTGCGGCTGTGGTAGGCTGTGATGTAGGTGGAAGAGGCGAAGCGACTGATGACATAGAAGGAACTAACATGAAATTGTTGGACATGGTGGGGTTGGCCGTGTTTGTATAGATTCTCGTGAGATTCGAGCTGGGCGAGCTTGTCGTACCGGACGTGTTTGTATACAGTCTCGTGAGGTTCGAGTTGGGTGAGTTCGTTGTGCCAGTAAGCGAAAAGGCAATAGGCGGCACACCTGGCGAAGGTGGGATCGGATTCTCGAACCCCATCAACCGCTGCACTGAGGCCTGGCGGGTTCGAGCAAGCATACGCTCGAGCTCGCCCG
The Neurospora crassa OR74A linkage group II, whole genome shotgun sequence DNA segment above includes these coding regions:
- the arg-5 gene encoding acetylornithine aminotransferase is translated as MAFRTALRRVAAVNAAPATRLAGAGAGAATAARRSYATASQLTHPDPTEDSPSGKMVREHVPYMVTTYSRPPPVFVKGKGSYLWDLEDRKYLDFTSGIAVNSLGHCDEEFSKIIAEQAQELVHASNLYYNPWTGALSKLLVESTKASGGMHDASSVFVCNSGSEANEAGIKFARKVGKVLDPSGSKVEIVCFQNAFHGRTMGSLSATPNPKYQAPFAPMVPGFKVGTYNDIAAIPSLVTEKTCSVIVEPIQGEGGVMPATEEFLVALGKRCREVGALLHYDEIQCGLARTGTFWAHSSLPKEAHPDILTTAKAIGNGFPIAATIVNEHVASKIKVGDHGTTFGGNPLACRLAHYIVGRLADKQLQEGVKAKSEVFLRGFEKLRNKFPSLVKEVRGKGLILGLQLSEDPTPVIKAARERGLLVITAGTNTLRFVPSLLVTEGEIEEGLKILEESFEAVMVKA